The proteins below come from a single Micromonas commoda chromosome 8, complete sequence genomic window:
- a CDS encoding isocitrate dehydrogenase/citrate hydrolyase (has three domains: Monomeric isocitrate dehydrogenase) has translation MVELTAGEIPPELGIKKSAKIWWTLTDEAPALATHAFLPVVRRFLGPSGVSVETADISLAARILAAFPERLTPAQRRVDVLAKLGELAKTSRANIIKLPNVSASVYQLEQAISELNRKGFDVPKYPSGDALSPEDAAIKARYGKVIGSAVNPVLREGNSDRRVAGPVKDFARANPHRLKDWSGDSKTEVKSMPGDDFFGSEKSSVRTNAGSLRVELHAADGSVTVLKDSIPVEADEIFDAARLSRAKLTDFVEAELQRAAKDGVMVSLHLKATMMKVSDPILFGAVVATYFKKAFEKHADSLASVDANPNNGLKSVLDAVKSLPNAAEIAADFAACYTQPDRPKVAMVDSDKGITNLHVPSDVIIDASMPAMIRDGGKMWNKDGELEDVVCLIPDRSYASVFQTCIDDCKANGKFDVSSMGSVANVGLMAKKAEEYGSHDKTFQISADGVVKVVADDSDEVVFEHDVAAGDIWRMCQTKDEAVRDWVKLAVQRARLTNTPAVFWLDSSRSHDSVLIDKVNAYLKDHDTSGLDISIKTPKEAIEFSMARARKGEDTISVTGNVLRDYLTDLFPIIELGTSAKMLSIVPLLAGGGLFETGAGGSAPKHVQQFTEENHLRWDSLGEYLALAVSLDDLALKTRNPKIKILAKGLTSATGKLLELNKSPGRKCGEPDNRAAHFYIAMWWAEAVARSFPSFKALASKLKESEDVIVKEMTDCQGKAVDIGGYWLPDVEKCTLAMQPSATFNALIDEAVLMSALDPPGSKTVNEIYSSIEENLRIVRRKLGNKPLTLAEKIVYGHLDDPEGAPAPERGVSYLKLRPDRVAMQDATAQMAILQFISSGLPKTAVPTTIHCDHLIAAETGDVEDLGNAKTENAEVYDFLSSCGDKFGMGYWKPGAGIIHQTVLENYAFPGGLMIGTDSHTPNAGGLGMCAVGVGGADAVDVMASLPWELKAPKVIGVNLKGSLTNWTAPKDIILKVADILTVSGGTGAIIEYFGEGVDTMSATGMATICNMGAEIGATTSVFTLSERQLEYLRETGREDVARLAAKNRANLVPDEGCEYDRVIEIDLDMLAPHINGPYTPDLCTPVSELGARAAKEGWPVEISSCLIGSCTNSSYEDMAKCANLTRQALAAGLKYKIPFFVTPGSRAVQVNIEKDGFVKDFEDAGATVLAKACGPCIGQWKRKMPPGVKNTIVTSYNRNFAKRNDGNPDTHAFVTSPELVTMLAFSGRLDFNPYADTLPTPDGGQFSFKIPEGCPAIPPSGWDIDDSIFQAPKADGSGVTINVNPESKRLELLEPFKEWDGKDYVDCPVLIKALGKCTTDHISMAGPWLKFRGHLTNISDNMLIGAVNAENGETNAVVNQFTGKVGKVPEVARQYRDAGVPWIVIGDKNYGEGSSREHAALEPRYLGGVAVVVRSFARIHETNLKKQGMLPLTFADPADYDKISGNAKVSIIGLENFQPGVPLALKVTNPDSEPFEVAVNQTFNDEQISWFRHGSALNFMKWQNARATRSNVA, from the coding sequence GTCCGCAAAGATCTGGTGGACCCTGACCGATGAGGCGCCCGCCCTGGCCACGCACGCCTTCCTCCCCGTCGTGAGGCGTTTCCTCGGTCCCAGCGGCGTGAGCGTTGAGACGGCCGAtatctccctcgccgcgcgtatcctcgccgccttcccCGAGCGCCTTACCCCCGCCCAGAGGAGGGTCGACGTCCTGGCCAAGCTCGGCGAACTCGCCAAGACCAGTCGCGCCAACATCATCAAGCTCCCCAacgtctccgcgtcggtgtACCAGCTCGAACAGGCCATCTCGGAGCTCAACCGAAAGGGTTTCGACGTTCCCAAGTAcccgagcggcgacgcgctctccCCCGAGGATGCCGCAATTAAGGCGAGGTACGGCAAAGTGATTGGCAGCGCGGTTAACCCCGTGCTGCGCGAGGGCAACAgcgaccgacgcgtcgccggcccGGTGAAGGACTTCGCCCGGGCCAACCCGCACAGGCTCAAGGACTGGTCGGGCGACTCCAAGACGGAGGTCAAGTCCATGCCGGGTGACGATTTTTTCGGCTCGGAGAAGTCGTCGGTGCGTACCAACGCCGGgtccctccgcgtcgagctgcacgccgccgacgggtcCGTGACCGTCCTCAAGGACAGTATCCCGGTCGAAGCTGATGAGATTTTCGACGCCGCCAGGCTGAGCCGCGCCAAGCTCACAGATTTCGTCGAGGCTGAGCTTCAGCGAGCGGCGAAGGATGGCGTCATGGTGTCGCTTCACCTCAAGGCGACGATGATGAAGGTCTCGGATCCGATCCTCTTTGGCGCCGTGGTCGCGACGTACTTCAAGAAGGCGTTCGAGAAGCACGCCGATTCGCTCGcatccgtcgacgccaaccCCAACAACGGTCTCAAgtccgtcctcgacgccgtcaagtCTTTgcccaacgcggcggagattgcgGCTGATTTCGCGGCGTGCTACACGCAGCCCGACCGCCCCAAGGTGGCCATGGTGGACTCCGACAAGGGAATCACCAACCTGCACGTCCCCTCCGACGTCATCATCGACGCGTCCATGCCCGCGATgatccgcgacggcggtaaGATGTGGAACAAGgatggcgagctcgaggatgtGGTCTGCCTCATCCCCGACCGATCCTACGCCAGCGTGTTCCAGACCTGCATCGACGACTGTAAGGCTAACGGTAAGTTCGACGTGTCCTCCATGGGCAGCGTCGCAAACGTCGGTCTCATGGCGAAAAAGGCTGAGGAGTACGGCTCGCACGACAAGACGTTCCAGATttccgccgacggcgtcgtcaagGTTGTCGCCGACGATTCCGACGAGGTCGTGTTTGAACACGACGTAGCCGCCGGGGACATCTGGCGCATGTGCCAGACCAAGGACGAGGCGGTCCGCGACTGGGTCAAGCTCGCCGTGCAGCGGGCGAGGCTCACCAACACTCCCGCCGTGTTTTGGCTCGATTCCTCCAGGTCCCACGACTCCGTCCTCATCGACAAGGTGAACGCGTACCTCAAGGATCACGACACCTCCGGCCTCGACATCTCGATCAAGACGCCCAAGGAGGCGATTGAGTTCTCCATGGCGCGCGCCCGTAAGGGCGAGGACACCATCTCCGTCACCGGTAACGTCCTGAGAGACTACCTCACGGATCTCTTCCCCATCATCGAGCTGGGCACCAGCGCCAAGATGCTCTCCATCGTGCCCctgctcgcgggcggcggcttgtttgagacgggcgcgggcggatccGCTCCCAAGCACGTGCAGCAGTTCACCGAGGAGAACCACCTTCGCTGggacagcctcggcgagtacCTCGCCCTGGCGGTTTctctcgacgacctcgcgctcAAGACCAGGAACCCCAAGATCAAGATCCTCGCCAAGGGCCTGACCTCGGCCACCGGCAAGTTGCTCGAGCTCAACAAATCACCGGGGAGGAAATGCGGCGAGCCCGACAATCGCGCCGCGCATTTCTACATCGCCATGTGGTGggccgaggccgtcgccaGGTCCTTCCCGTCCTtcaaggcgctcgccagcAAGCTGAAGGAGTCCGAGGACGTCATCGTCAAGGAGATGACCGATTGCCAGGGCAAGGCTGTTGACATTGGGGGTTACTGGCTCCCCGACGTTGAGAAGTGCACGCTCGCTATGCAGCCCAGCGCCACTTTCAACGCACTGATCGACGAGGCCGTCCTGATGTCCGCGCTCGATCCCCCCGGGAGCAAGACTGTCAACGAAATCTACTCCTCCATCGAGGAGAACCTGAGGATCGTCAGACGCAAGCTTGGGAACAAACCCCTGACCCTCGCAGAGAAGATTGTCTACGGGCACCTCGACGATCCCGAGGgtgcccccgcgcccgagcgcggcgtgtcCTACCTCAAGCTCCGCCCCGATAGGGTCGCCATGCAGGACGCCACCGCACAGATGGCTATCCTCCAGTTCATCTCCTCGGGTCTGCCCAAGACGGCCGTGCCCACGACCATCCATTGCGACcacctcatcgccgccgagactGGCGACGTTGAGGACCTCGGCAACGCGAAGACGGAGAACGCGGAGGTGTACGACTTTTTGTCATCGTGCGGCGACAAGTTTGGCATGGGGTACTGGAAGCCCGGCGCGGGTATCATTCATCAGACGGTGCTGGAGAATTACGCCTTCCCCGGCGGCCTGATGATCGGTACCGACTCCCACACCCCCAACGCGGGTGGTTTGGGCATGTGCGCCGTGGgagtgggcggcgcggatgcggtGGACGTCATGGCCAGCCTGCCCTgggagctcaaggcgccAAAGGTGATTGGCGTCAACCTGAAGGGTTCGCTCACTAATTGGACCGCGCCCAAGGATATCATTCTCAAGGTTGCCGACATTCTGACCGTCTCGGGAGGCACCGGCGCCATCATCGAGTACTTTGGCGAGGGTGTGGACACCATGTCCGCCACTGGTATGGCCACCATCTGCAACATGGGTGCGGAGATTGGCGCCACAACCTCCGTTTTTACCCTCTCTGAGCGCCAGCTCGAGTACCTCCGCGAGACTGGCCGGGAGGATGTTGCCAGGCTGGCGGCTAAGAACCGCGCCAACCTGGTCCCCGACGAGGGATGCGAGTACGATCGCGTGATTGAGATTGACCTCGACATGCTCGCGCCTCACATCAACGGACCTTACACCCCCGACCTGTGCACCCCCGTGTCCGAGCTGGGCGCGAGGGCCGCAAAGGAGGGCTGGCCCGTGGAGATTTCCTCCTGCCTCATCGGGTCGTGCACCAACAGCTCCTACGAGGACATGGCGAAATGCGCCAACCTCACCCgccaggcgctcgccgcgggactCAAGTACAAGATCCCGTTCTTCGTCACCCCTGGCTCCAGGGCGGTGCAGGTGAACATCGAGAAGGATGGCTTCGTCAAAGActtcgaggacgccggcgcgactGTCCTTGCCAAGGCGTGCGGCCCTTGCATCGGCCAGTGGAAGCGCAAGATGCCCCCGGGGGTGAAGAACACGATTGTCACCTCCTACAACCGCAACTTTGCCAAGCGCAACGACGGAAACCCCGACACGCACGCGTTTGTCACGAGCCCCGAGCTGGTGACCATGCTGGCGTTCTCCGGCAGGCTCGACTTTAACCCCTACGCCGACACCCTTcccacccccgacggcggtCAGTTCAGCTTTAAGATCCCCGAAGGCTGTCCCGCCATTCCTCCGAGCGGCTGGGATATCGACGATTCCATCTTCCAGGCTCCCAAGGCTGACGGAAGCGGCGTGACAATCAACGTCAACCCCGAGTCCAAGCGtctcgagcttctcgagcCGTTCAAGGAGTGGGACGGAAAGGACTACGTCGACTGCCCGGTGCTGATCAAGGCTCTCGGCAAGTGCACCACCGACCACATCTCCATGGCAGGTCCCTGGCTCAAGTTCCGCGGCCACCTCACCAACATCAGCGACAACATgctcatcggcgccgtcAACGCCGAGAACGGCGAGACCAACGCGGTTGTCAACCAGTTCACCGGCAAGGTCGGTAAGGTTCCCGAAGTCGCGCGTCAGTACAGGGACGCGGGTGTGCCCTGGATCGTCATCGGCGACAAGAACTACGGCGAGGGTTCCAgccgcgagcacgccgcgctcgagccgaggtacctcgggggcgtcgcggttGTCGTGAGGAGCTTCGCCAGGATCCACGAGACGAACCTGAAGAAGCAGGGCATGCTCCCGTTGACCTTTGCCGACCCCGCGGACTACGACAAAATATCGGGCAACGCCAAGGTGTCAATCATCGGCCTCGAGAACTTCCAGCCCGGAGTGCCCCTCGCGCTCAAGGTGACCAACCCCGACAGCGAGCCATTCGAAGTCGCCGTCAACCAGACCTTCAACGACGAGCAAATAAGCTGGTTCAGGCACGGTTCCGCGCTCAACTTCATGAAGTGGCAgaacgcgcgggcgacgcggagcaaCGTCGCGTGA
- a CDS encoding cysteine endopeptidase (cytoseine endopeptidase (CP), Eukaryotic thiol proteases, others in DB are catagorized as cathepsin or papain) translates to MQRSSFFLAVLVAIIAAFAATASAARLTPPLVLGASGRASNNDVTTLKSRPTDAKPKVFNAFKRMPGHDKREHVVSARPHEYIDATKLPKSFTWSDVEGVNYLTKMLNQHVPQYCGSCWAHGAMSSLADRIKIAKGPHAKGPDVNLAIQFILNCGTEVAGSCHGGSATGAYQFVKEAGFVPFETCLVYEACSAESSEGSCAAGDVSRYECKPENTCRTCSTFSDMGGFCSALDSFPNASIAEYGEVSGEKEIMAEVYARGPVAAGIDANLLDEYTGGILDQPADYEYEINHIVAIVGWGETKKGEKYWIVRNSWGEYWGEMGFFRIVRGKKALGIEDECSWATPASWTTHNQGCYEDGSNCVAAAAYVDPATAGVRPFGEILGAGAKP, encoded by the coding sequence ATGCAGCGATCGTCTTTCTtcctcgcggtgctcgtggccatcatcgcggcgttcgccgcgacagcctcggccgcgcgcctGACGCCACCCCTCGTGCTGGGAGCTTCGGGACGCGCCAGCAACAACGACGTCACCACCCTAAAATCCCGCCCCACGGACGCCAAGCCCAAGGTGTTCAACGCGTTCAAGCGGATGCCCGGCCACGATAagcgcgagcacgtcgtcaGCGCCCGTCCCCACGAGTAcatcgacgcgacgaagCTTCCCAAGAGCTTCACCTGGTcggacgtcgagggcgtcaaCTACCTGACGAAGATGCTGAATCAGCACGTGCCCCAGTACTGCGGATCTTGCTgggcgcacggcgcgatgtcgtcgctcgccgatCGCATCAAGATCGCGAAGGGCCCCCACGCGAAGGGTCCCGACGTCAACCTCGCCATCCAGTTCATCCTCAACTGCGGCACGGAGGTTGCCGGATCGTGCCACGGGGGTTCCGCGACGGGAGCCTACCAGTTTGTCAAGGAGGCTGGATTCGTGCCTTTCGAGACCTGCCTGGTGTACGAGGCGTGCAGCGCCGAGTCCTCCGAGGGCagctgcgccgcgggcgacgtctCCAGGTACGAGTGCAAGCCCGAGAATACGTGCAGGACCTGCTCCACCTTCTCCGACATGGGCGGCTTCTGCTCGGCGCTCGACTCGTTCCCAAACGCGTCAATCGCCGAGTACGGCGAGGTGAGCGGCGAGAAGGAGATCATGGCCGAGGTGTACGCTcgcggacccgtcgccgcggggatcgACGCCAACCTCCTGGACGAGTACACCGGCGGCATCCTGGATCAACCCGCCGACTACGAGTACGAGATCAACCacatcgtcgccatcgtcggctGGGGCGAGACCAAGAAGGGCGAGAAGTACTGGATCGTGAGGAACTCGTGGGGCGAGTACTGGGGCGAGATGGGCTTCTTCCGCATCGTCCGCGGTAAGAAGGCCCTCGGCATCGAGGATGAATGTTCCTGGGCCACGCCCGCGTCCTGGACCACGCACAACCAGGGATGCTACGAGGATGGAAGCAactgcgtcgccgcggctgcgtaCGTTGACCCAGCCACAGCTGGCGTGCGCCCATTCGGCGAGATCCTCGGCGCTGGAgctaaaccctaa
- the CAV3 gene encoding voltage-gated ion channel superfamily (calcium ion channel), translating to MIRRACIKIVESPWFENLILAAILINTIILCTMEPLKMEGRGCEEGGYQGSPGNNKAIEDSEAFFTTLFTLEAVTKIIAMGFILDRTSYLKDGWNVMDFAVVVISIISAMPGMGTGVSSLRVIRVLRPLRAMSILPGMRVLIGTMIAAIPMIANVMLFCVFFFTVFGILGMNLYMGVLRNRCFTVVTESSCADHADHESNAFCREGMMCLKASNPNRGITHFDNIAHSWLTIFQCITLEGWTPIMYHAMDAVTGWSVIYFVLLVFTGGFFLLNLALAVITEVYDEENTEAKEDAAEEAAEKEAEQDKKEAEAAKRRKELGLDVVSEDDEDDVDHLKALNLSQAGPSPLQKLCQAIIEHRFFGPFFVGCIAVNTLVLAMEYDGMPSSYAEGLDVVNLILTIAFILEMATKVIGMGFEEYAKDRFNLFDAAVVIMSIVELALSAGGGLTALRAFRILRVLKLIRSWTSLQNFLYTIYLTVMELGNFTFIVILTIFIFALLGMQLFGGKMCGLDDGDTPRHNFDTLIWALVTVFQVLTGEDWNAVMYDGMASNGSWSALYFVALLLIGNFVVLNLFVAILLTNFSEVEVQTEYESTKTLMESVSFFKYLSKKKGQREKTKEELEKQKWWDELPDKDFPPRVLRGWERLADAALDKAWQEEKERAEEEASATAEAATSGCGPMPGAAPKPLHKYSGKSLKVFDVDNPIRKFCFKLVDDKQFDYVIMTFILISSLTMAFESPKAMENSKTKEALEGVDIFFTIVFALEMVMKLIAFGLYFEDKDAYLRDPWNCMDGFIVIIGILGKMISGNLGWVRSLRTMRVLRPLRVISRVPELKVVVNALFASIPGMGNVFMVSLLFWLIFGILGMQLFMGSFARCDDEDIDAKAECCTGTFNSTVYVERTWKSDDMNFDNIFLAMQTLFEMSTTEGWTAVMYNGVDARSPELAPKRDHNPPIAFFFVAFEIVANFFILNLFIGIILDNFARLAAESADGSNGLMTKAQVMWVKTQRRLQQQSEPTKADYYPEDQTRKTVYKIVEREEFDWFIMAVIVANALTMMMEHYNMSDAWTGTLLGLSIFFAIIFTFEAAAKLYAMYPEAYFSSRWNCFDFFCVAITLIGFMAGGGGAASVFRILRLARIFRVVKKLTGLRMLFNTLIISLPGLLNIGALMFLLCFVYAILGMNLFGKVKFGENLNEDANFTNFGNSLLLLLRMVTGEAWNSVMYDCMIDTDCDSAADCARGECCGNDGAPFYFITFVILGTFITLNLLIAVVLDNFSNNKKEEGTNVTDAHIEDFAQAWSKLDPHATGFIPCTRLVSLLKLAKTPLG from the exons AtgatccgccgcgcgtgcaTCAAGATCGTGGAGTCCCCGTGGTTCGAGAACCTGATCCTTGCCGCCATCCTCATCAACACGATCATCCTGTGCACGATGGAGCCACTCAAGATGGAGGGGCGGGGGTGCGAGGAAGGCGGCTATCAGGGCAGCCCGGGCAACAACAAGGCCATCGAGGATTCGGAGGCTTTCTTCACCACGCTGTTCACGCTGGAGGCGGTGACCAAGATCATCGCCATGGGGTTCATCCTTGACAGGACGTCGTACCTGAAGGATGGGTGGAACGTGATGGACTTCGCCGTGGTGGTCATCTCCATCATCAGTGCCATGCCCGGAATGGGCACGGGCGTCAGCTCGCTGAGGGTGATCAGGGTACTGAGACCGCTGCGAGCCATGTCGATCCTGCCCGGGATGCGCGTCCTGATCGGGACCATGATCGCGGCGATACCCATGATTGCCAACGTCATGCTCTTCTGCGTGTTCTTCTTCACGGTGTTTGGCATCCTGGGTATGAACCTCTACATGGGCGTGCTGCGGAACAGGTGCTTCACGGTGGTGACCGAGAGCTCCTGCGCGGACCACGCCGATCACGAGTCGAACGCGTTCTGCCG CGAGGGCATGATGTGCCTCAAGGCGTCCAATCCCAATCGCGGCATCACTCACTTCGATAACATCGCGCACTCCTGGCTCACAATCTTCCAGTGCATCACCCTGGAGGGTTGGACGCCCATCATGTAccacgcgatggacgcggtgacggggTGGAGCGTCATTTATTTTGTCCTGCTGGTGTTCACCGGAGGTTTCTTCCTCCTGAACCTAGCGCTCGCGGTGATCACCGAGGTGTACGACGAGGAAAACACCGAGGCaaaggaggacgccgcggaggaggctgcggagaaggaggctgagCAAGAcaagaaggaggctgaggcggcaAAGAGGCGAAAGGAGCTCGGGCTGGACGTGGtctccgaggacgacgaggacgacgtcgaccacCTGAAGGCCCTCAACCTGAGTCAGGCGGGTCCGAGCCCGCTGCAGAAGCTGTGCCAAGCGATAATCGAGCACCGGTTTTTCGGTCCTTTCTTCGTGGGGTGCATCGCGGTCAACACGCTGGTGCTGGCCATGGAGTACGACGGCATGCCCAGCTCCTACGCGGAGGGCCTCGACGTGGTCAACCTGATTTTGACGATCGCGTTCATTCTGGAGATGGCGACCAAGGTGATCGGCATGGGGTTCGAGGAGTACGCTAAGGACCGTTTCAATctgttcgacgcggcggtggtcatAATGTCGATCGTGGAGCTGGCGCTCTCtgcgggcggcggcctgaCTGCCCTGCGAGCGTTTCGCATTCTCCGCGTGTTGAAGCTGATTCGCAGCTGGACCAGCCTGCAGAACTTCCTTTACACCATCTACCTCACCGTGATGGAGCTCGGCAACTTCACTTTCATCGTCATCCTGACAATCTTCATCTTCGCGCTGTTGGGCATGCAGTTGTTTGGCGGCAAGATGTGCGGTTTGGACGATGGCGATACCCCCCGGCACAACTTTGACACCCTGATCTGGGCGCTCGTCACCGTGTTCCAGGTGCTCACCGGCGAGGACTGGAACGCCGTGATGTACGACGGCATGGCGAGCAACGGGTCCTGGTCCGCGCTCTacttcgtcgcgctccttctcATCGGCAACTTTGTGGTGCTCAACCTCTTTGTCGCCATCCTGCTCACCAACTTTTCCGAGGTTGAGGTGCAGACCGAGTACGAGAGCACAAAGACGCTGATGGAGAGCGTCTCGTTCTTCAAGTATCTGAGCAAAAAGAAGGGGCAGAGGGAGAAGACCAAGGAGGAGCTGGAGAAACAGAAGTGGTGGGACGAGCTCCCGGACAAGGACTTTCCCCCGCGCGTGCTCAGGGGATGGGAgaggctcgccgacgcggcgttgGACAAGGCTTGgcaggaggagaaggagagaGCCGAAGAGGAGGCGAg CGCCACGGCCGAGGCGGCTACCAGCGGCTGCGGTCCGatgcccggcgcggcgccgaaacCCCTGCACAAGTACAGCGGCAAATCGCTGAAGGTGTTTGACGTGGACAACCCGATTCGCAAGTTTTGCTTCAAACTCGTCGACGACAAGCAGTTTGACTACGTAATCATGACTTTCATCCTCATCTCCTCGCTCACGATGGCCTTTGAGTCCCCCAAGGCGATGGAGAACAGCAAGACCAAGGAGGCTCTGGAGGGTGTGGACATCTTCTTCACGATTGTCTTTGCGCTGGAGATGGTCATGAAGCTGATCGCGTTTGGTCTGTACTTTGAGGACAAGGACGCATATCTGAGGGATCCGTGGAACTGCATGGACGGTTTTATCGTCATCATCGGCATCCTGGGGAAGATGATCTCCGGCAACCTCGGGTGGGTTCGATCGCTGCGCACGATGAGGGTGCTCAGGCCGCTCCGCGTGATCAGCAGGGTGCCGGAGCTGAAGGTTGTCGTCAACGCCTTATTCGCGTCGATACCCGGTATGGGCAACGTCTTCATGGTGTCGCTGCTCTTCTGGCTCATCTTCGGCATCCTCGGCATGCAGCTCTTCATGGGTTCATTCGCCCGATGCGACGATGAGGACATagacgccaaggctgagtGC TGCACCGGCACTTTCAACAGCACCGTCTACGTGGAGAGGACGTGGAAGTCGGATGACATGAACTTTGACAACATCTTCCTCGCGATGCAGACGTTGTTTGAGATGTCCACCACGGAGGGTTGGACCGCGGTGATGTAcaacggcgtcgacgcccgatCACCCGAGCTGGCGCCTAAGCGGGATCACAATCCGCCCATCGcgttcttcttcgtcgcgttcgaGATTGTCGCCAACTTCTTCATCCTCAACCTCTTCATCGGTATCATCCTGGACAACTTCGCCAGGCTGGCTGCCGAGTCCGCCGACGGGAGCAACGGGCTCATGACCAAGGCGCAGGTTATGTGGGTCAAGACCCAGCGACGCCTGCAGCAGCAGTCCGAACCCACCAAGGCTGACTACTACCCCGAGGATCAGACGCGCAAGACCGTGTACAAGATCGTGGAGAGGGAGGAGTTCGACTGGTTCATCATggccgtcatcgtcgccaacgcgcttACGATGATGATGGAGCACTACAACATGAGCGACGCTTGGACCGGCACGCTACTCGGCCTGTCCATATTCTTCGCGATCATTTTCACCTtcgaggctgcggcgaagCTGTACGCCATGTACCCTGAGGCGTACTTCTCCAGTCGATGGAACTGCTTCGACTTCTTCTGCGTGGCCATCACCCTGATTGGCTTCatggctggcggcggcggcgcggcttcTGTTTTCCGCATCCTGCGTCTTGCGAGGATCTTCAGGGTTGTGAAGAAGCTGACGGGCTTGCGCATGCTGTTCAACACCCTGATCATCTCCCTGCCCGGCTTGCTGAACATCGGCGCGCTGATGTTCCTGCTTTGCTTTGTGTACGCCATCCTGGGGATGAACCTCTTTGGCAAAGTCAAGTTTGGCGAGAACCTGAACGAGGATGCCAACTTCACAAACTTTGGCAACTCCCTCCTCTTGCTGTTGCGTATGGTGACGGGCGAGGCTTGGAACTCCGTGATGTACGATTGCATGATTGATACCGACTGTGACAGCGCGGCCGActgcgcgaggggcgagtGCTGCGgcaacgacggcgcgcctTTCTACTTCATCACCTTTGTCATCCTCGGCACGTTCATCACCCTCAACCTTCTCATCGCGGTTGTCCTGGACAACTTCAGCAACaacaagaaggaggagggcaccaacgtcaccgacgcgcacATCGAGGACTTCGCCCAGGCTTGGTCCAAGCTGGACCCCCACGCCACGGGTTTCATCCCCTGCACCCGACTCGTCTCCCTGCTGAAGCTAGCCAAGACGCCGCTCGGC
- a CDS encoding predicted protein has product MPFGLRVPAVLLALAGLLLTAPTAIDAIDAKCSACAAVAGQLQTALEAEKPRNHVDLRGRLDSKGVRYGKLIPYDVSEQRFTELMEGVCEGLGRYTLRTVKPSEGPSAGTDVMRWENIGRVSKNPRAKTLRDELNDYCHRIVEKQEEDLQKALYAKELNSTNVAEKMCIQFSGECEDREDLTSAQSPAMEEEKKPKKDKEAKSGGKKRKKGAKKPAKGDDKKEL; this is encoded by the coding sequence ATGCCCTTTGGCCTCCGCGTTCCcgcggtcctcctcgcgctcgcgggcctgctcctcaccgcgccgaccgcgatCGATGCCATCGACGCCAAGtgctccgcctgcgccgctGTCGCCGGGCAACTGCAaacggcgctcgaggctgagaagCCCAGGAACCACGTGGACTTGCGCGGCAGGCTGGACAGCAAGGGCGTCCGGTACGGCAAGTTGATCCCGTACGACGTCAGCGAGCAGAGGTTCACCGAGCTCATGGAGGGCGTCTGCGAGGGCCTCGGGCGGTACACCCTGAGGACCGTGAAACCGTCCGAGGGTCCGTCAGCGGGGACGGACGTGATGCGTTGGGAGAACATCGGAAGGGTCTCCAAGAACCCACGGGCTAAGACCCTGAGGGACGAGCTCAACGACTACTGCCACAGGATCGTGGAGaagcaggaggaggacctcCAGAAAGCTCTCTacgccaaggagctcaacTCGACGAACGTCGCTGAGAAGATGTGCATCCAGTTCAGCGGCGAGTGCGAGGACCGCGAAGACCTGACCTCGGCGCAGTCcccggcgatggaggaggagaagaagcccAAGAAAGACAAGGAGGCCAAGTCGGGGGGTAAGAAGAGAAAGAAGGGCGCCAAGAAGCCCGCGAAAGGGGACGACAAGAAGGAACTGTGA